A stretch of Natronobacterium texcoconense DNA encodes these proteins:
- the menD gene encoding 2-succinyl-5-enolpyruvyl-6-hydroxy-3-cyclohexene-1-carboxylic-acid synthase, whose amino-acid sequence MTDPRSSPNRATLWGRVLVDELASGGLEAVCIAPGSRSTPLTVAFAEHPDVDVYSHLDERSAAFFALGRARRTGEPTALVCTSGTAAANFHPAVLEADQARVPLLVLTADRPAELRDSGANQTIDQVKLYGDAVRWFAELPEPEADERKVRSLRTTAARALSETGGSELGPVHLNCPFRKPLEPIDVPDAVPESFAETTAARGRDGPFVDTEQGTVGLETESARSIATALAEADRPLLVAGPADPADLQHVDRERVVSLAERIGAPVLADPLSGLRFGSHVERGGPIYGGYDVYAGELPDPDVVLRFGASPTSKSLRHALRDADARQFVVDPAGAWREATFTATDLIAARPESVVDGVLEALEGETETDDDWRARFDEAERSHWDLRDEARTDLADDPFEGAVLASVFERAPDPTTVFVSNSMPIRDADRFGRPRDAELTVLANRGASGIDGITSTALGAGSATGEDEPLVLVTGDLAFYHDSNGLLAIDRCDVDATIVLLDNDGGGIFHKLPIEEFDPPFTDQFKTPHSLEFDRLADLYDLEFDAVSPAEFADAYERSLETDGTQVLSVSFDAEASHRRRETLERAVIDGIESEFEE is encoded by the coding sequence GCCGCTGACGGTCGCCTTCGCGGAACACCCCGACGTCGACGTGTATTCCCACCTCGACGAACGGTCCGCGGCCTTTTTCGCGCTCGGCCGTGCCCGGAGAACCGGCGAGCCGACGGCGCTGGTCTGTACCTCCGGGACGGCGGCCGCGAACTTCCACCCCGCCGTCCTCGAGGCTGACCAGGCCCGCGTCCCGCTGCTCGTTCTCACGGCCGACCGACCGGCCGAACTGCGCGACAGCGGCGCGAACCAGACGATCGACCAGGTCAAACTCTACGGCGACGCCGTCCGATGGTTCGCCGAACTACCCGAACCCGAGGCCGACGAACGGAAGGTCCGGAGCCTCCGGACGACCGCCGCACGCGCACTCTCGGAAACCGGCGGCTCTGAACTGGGGCCAGTCCACCTCAACTGTCCGTTCCGGAAACCCCTCGAGCCGATCGACGTACCGGATGCGGTTCCGGAGTCGTTCGCCGAGACGACGGCCGCTCGAGGACGGGACGGCCCCTTCGTCGATACCGAACAGGGAACGGTCGGTCTCGAGACCGAGTCGGCCCGTTCGATCGCGACGGCGCTTGCGGAGGCGGATCGACCGCTGCTCGTCGCTGGACCTGCTGATCCAGCCGATTTACAGCACGTCGACCGCGAACGCGTCGTCTCGCTGGCCGAGCGAATCGGCGCACCAGTACTCGCGGACCCGCTTTCGGGGCTCCGGTTCGGTTCACACGTCGAACGTGGCGGCCCGATATACGGCGGCTACGACGTCTACGCCGGGGAACTCCCCGATCCCGACGTCGTCCTCCGGTTCGGTGCGTCGCCGACCTCGAAATCCCTGCGTCACGCGTTGCGGGACGCCGACGCGAGACAGTTCGTAGTTGACCCCGCGGGCGCGTGGCGCGAGGCGACGTTCACGGCGACCGATCTGATCGCCGCCAGGCCGGAATCGGTCGTCGACGGAGTCCTCGAGGCGCTCGAGGGAGAGACAGAGACGGACGACGACTGGCGTGCCCGGTTCGACGAGGCCGAACGGAGCCACTGGGACCTGCGGGACGAGGCCCGAACTGACCTCGCGGACGACCCCTTTGAGGGGGCTGTTCTCGCGTCGGTTTTCGAACGCGCGCCGGATCCGACGACCGTCTTCGTCTCGAACAGCATGCCGATCCGGGACGCAGACCGGTTCGGTCGCCCTCGAGACGCCGAACTGACGGTGCTCGCGAACCGCGGTGCCAGCGGTATCGACGGCATCACGAGCACGGCCCTCGGTGCCGGAAGTGCGACCGGCGAAGACGAACCGCTCGTGCTCGTGACCGGCGATCTCGCCTTCTACCACGACTCGAACGGCCTGCTCGCGATCGACCGCTGTGACGTCGACGCGACGATCGTCCTGCTGGACAACGACGGCGGCGGTATCTTCCACAAACTCCCGATCGAGGAGTTCGATCCACCGTTTACGGACCAGTTCAAGACGCCACACAGCCTCGAGTTCGATCGGCTCGCAGACCTGTACGACCTCGAGTTCGACGCCGTTTCCCCCGCGGAGTTTGCGGACGCCTACGAACGCTCGCTCGAGACCGACGGAACGCAGGTGCTCTCGGTGTCGTTCGACGCCGAAGCGAGTCATCGACGGCGCGAGACACTCGAGCGGGCGGTTATAGATGGCATCGAGAGCGAATTCGAGGAGTAA
- a CDS encoding 1,4-dihydroxy-2-naphthoyl-CoA synthase yields MVSELFDDEQWTEITDVREFQDITYHRAVDSGTVRIAFDRPEVRNAFRPGTVDELYDALEHAKRQTDVGCVLLTGNGPSPKDGGWAFCSGGDQTIRGEDGYQYDGDEERASEQGRLHILEVQRLIRHIPKVVVCVVPGWAVGGGHSLHVVCDMTLASEEHAKFLQTDPDVASYDAGFGSAYLAKQIGQKKAREVFFLGKTYDAEEAEEMGMVNEAVPHEELEETALEWGERINAKSPTAMRMLKYAFNMTDDGMVGQQVFAGEATRLGYMTDEAKEGRDAFVEGRDPDFDDYPWHY; encoded by the coding sequence ATGGTTTCGGAACTCTTCGACGACGAACAGTGGACGGAAATAACGGATGTCCGCGAGTTTCAGGACATCACGTATCACCGGGCCGTCGACTCGGGAACCGTCCGAATCGCGTTCGATCGGCCCGAAGTGCGCAACGCCTTCCGACCGGGGACCGTCGACGAACTGTACGACGCACTCGAGCACGCGAAACGCCAGACTGACGTCGGCTGTGTGTTACTGACCGGGAACGGCCCGTCGCCGAAAGACGGCGGCTGGGCGTTCTGTTCCGGCGGCGACCAGACGATTCGCGGCGAGGACGGCTATCAGTACGACGGCGACGAAGAACGAGCATCCGAACAAGGACGGCTCCACATCCTCGAGGTACAGCGTCTCATTCGTCACATTCCGAAAGTCGTCGTCTGTGTCGTTCCCGGCTGGGCGGTCGGCGGTGGACACTCGCTGCACGTCGTCTGTGACATGACGCTTGCGAGCGAGGAACACGCGAAGTTCCTCCAGACGGATCCCGACGTAGCAAGCTACGACGCCGGCTTCGGTTCGGCCTACCTCGCGAAACAGATCGGCCAGAAGAAGGCCCGCGAAGTGTTTTTCCTCGGGAAGACCTACGACGCCGAGGAAGCCGAGGAGATGGGGATGGTCAACGAGGCCGTTCCTCACGAAGAACTCGAGGAGACCGCTCTCGAGTGGGGCGAGCGTATCAATGCCAAGAGCCCGACGGCGATGCGGATGCTCAAGTACGCGTTCAACATGACTGACGACGGCATGGTCGGCCAGCAGGTGTTCGCCGGCGAAGCGACGCGGCTGGGGTACATGACCGACGAGGCCAAAGAGGGACGCGACGCCTTCGTCGAGGGGCGAGATCCGGATTTCGACGACTACCCGTGGCACTACTGA
- a CDS encoding DUF7405 family protein, giving the protein MTLPDRSTLPRRDYLRTLVAVGGAGALAACLETVRNDAERTIPAGTDDPDSLPERQHAWNDALPTDDHGNVIPPEHHVLVAVSLADDVDPAGDASKPRETVESALRTLERAYEWSNEGLLFTLGYTPAYFARFDESLPESVDLPDPEPLIRGGNPEFDEYDAVLHLASDEPDVVLEVEEALFGDRETVNGVDLERDLTEVFEPLEDHRRTGFVGEGLPAEHTDVPGVPDSIPEEAPFFMGFRSGFRRSQATEDRVTIESGPFAGGTTQQLSSMDLQLEVWFEQDNHFQRVSKLFSREHAEEELVGDYGEALADSSGLTDERIESTTADARQYGVVGHAQKTARARVDGEPPLLRRDFNTVDGDRPGLHFLSLQRDIDDFVRVREAMNGENLDVPSANNGILHYVFVDRRGNYLLPPRSLRALPTPDPDADSE; this is encoded by the coding sequence GTGACACTTCCCGACCGGTCCACGCTTCCACGTCGTGACTATCTTCGGACGCTCGTGGCCGTCGGCGGTGCGGGCGCACTCGCTGCCTGCCTCGAGACGGTCCGTAACGACGCAGAGCGGACGATCCCGGCGGGAACCGACGATCCGGACTCGCTGCCGGAACGCCAGCACGCCTGGAACGACGCGCTGCCGACCGACGATCACGGCAATGTGATCCCGCCAGAACACCACGTGCTGGTCGCCGTATCGCTCGCAGACGACGTCGATCCTGCGGGCGACGCGAGCAAGCCACGAGAGACCGTCGAATCCGCGCTTCGGACCCTCGAGCGCGCCTACGAGTGGAGCAACGAGGGACTGCTCTTCACGCTGGGCTACACGCCGGCGTACTTCGCCCGATTCGACGAGTCGCTGCCCGAGTCGGTCGACCTCCCCGATCCGGAGCCGCTGATCCGCGGCGGCAACCCCGAGTTCGACGAGTACGACGCCGTCCTGCACCTCGCGAGTGACGAACCGGACGTCGTCCTCGAGGTCGAAGAAGCACTGTTCGGCGACCGAGAGACGGTCAACGGGGTCGACCTCGAGCGAGACCTGACAGAGGTCTTCGAACCGCTCGAGGACCACCGTCGAACGGGATTCGTCGGCGAGGGATTACCCGCCGAACACACGGACGTGCCGGGCGTCCCCGACTCGATTCCGGAGGAAGCGCCCTTTTTCATGGGCTTTCGGTCCGGGTTCCGCCGCAGTCAGGCGACCGAGGACCGCGTGACGATCGAATCGGGGCCGTTCGCCGGCGGGACGACCCAGCAACTCTCCTCGATGGACCTGCAACTCGAGGTCTGGTTCGAACAGGACAACCACTTCCAGCGGGTCTCGAAGCTGTTCAGCCGGGAACACGCCGAAGAAGAGTTAGTCGGTGACTACGGCGAGGCGCTCGCGGACTCGAGCGGCCTGACCGACGAGCGAATCGAGTCGACGACGGCGGATGCCCGCCAGTACGGTGTCGTCGGTCACGCACAGAAGACCGCGCGGGCGCGAGTCGACGGTGAACCACCGCTGTTGCGCCGGGACTTCAACACCGTCGACGGGGACCGGCCGGGGCTGCACTTCCTCTCGCTACAGCGGGACATCGACGACTTCGTCCGGGTCCGGGAGGCGATGAACGGCGAGAACCTCGACGTGCCGTCGGCGAACAACGGCATCCTCCACTACGTCTTCGTCGACCGGCGCGGGAACTACCTGCTTCCGCCGCGGTCGCTGCGGGCGCTCCCGACGCCCGATCCGGACGCAGATTCGGAGTAG
- a CDS encoding DUF7350 domain-containing protein: MHETDSNRRIDRRTFLTGTAAGTLALAGCTGTDGDDDDETGTDEDDDLEDLEIGPELLEVEDPPDAVYLPTHREAMRMYDPVEAGDYTLAPMLSYPHQFWIVTGGAGEEDVSRELPDDGRGVHMMFTLWDEETGVVLPVDDGAQLRVYQDGEQVDSPRSPWTMISQEMGFHFGDNVTLPGDGTYTVEVDLPPLATRTTGDLEGRFDESATASFEFVYDDEFRHEVVGGVDYLDEEEWGRRDALEPMDHEDGHGEEHENGHEDGHGEEHENGHEDDHGEEHEDESDHDGHEESHDDHDDHAHVPYSALPSIGDYPGTLLVDPDDGTPDAHEDLPRSGDAAVLATLFESDFRLADDDERYLLVSPRTPYNRVPLADASLSVTIERDGETVADVDLEQTIDGEYDHHYGTSVADVEPGDSVTVTFESPPQVARHQGYETAFLEMPPLELAIPTGED; this comes from the coding sequence ATGCACGAGACAGACTCCAACCGCCGTATCGACCGCCGAACGTTTTTGACGGGCACCGCTGCGGGCACGCTCGCGCTCGCAGGATGCACTGGCACCGACGGGGACGACGATGACGAAACCGGGACCGACGAAGACGACGACCTCGAGGATCTCGAGATCGGTCCCGAACTCCTCGAGGTCGAGGATCCGCCGGACGCGGTGTACTTGCCGACCCACCGGGAGGCGATGCGGATGTACGATCCCGTCGAGGCCGGCGACTACACCCTCGCACCGATGCTCTCGTACCCACATCAGTTCTGGATCGTCACGGGTGGTGCGGGTGAGGAGGACGTCTCACGAGAGCTTCCCGACGACGGTCGGGGCGTCCACATGATGTTCACGCTCTGGGACGAGGAGACTGGCGTCGTCCTCCCCGTTGACGACGGGGCACAGCTCCGTGTCTATCAGGACGGCGAACAGGTCGATTCGCCGCGGTCGCCCTGGACGATGATCTCCCAGGAGATGGGCTTTCACTTCGGCGACAACGTCACCCTGCCGGGAGACGGCACCTACACCGTCGAGGTCGACCTCCCGCCGCTTGCGACGCGGACGACCGGCGATCTCGAGGGGCGGTTCGACGAGAGCGCGACCGCGAGTTTCGAGTTCGTCTACGACGACGAGTTCCGCCACGAGGTCGTCGGCGGTGTCGACTACCTCGACGAGGAAGAGTGGGGACGACGGGACGCACTCGAGCCGATGGATCACGAGGACGGCCACGGAGAGGAACACGAGAATGGCCACGAGGACGGCCACGGCGAGGAACACGAGAATGGCCACGAAGACGACCACGGCGAAGAGCACGAAGACGAGAGTGACCACGACGGGCACGAGGAGAGTCACGATGACCACGACGATCACGCTCACGTCCCCTATTCCGCGCTCCCATCGATCGGCGACTACCCCGGAACGCTCCTCGTCGATCCCGACGACGGGACTCCGGACGCACACGAGGACCTCCCGCGAAGCGGCGACGCCGCCGTTCTCGCGACGCTGTTCGAGTCCGACTTCCGACTCGCCGACGACGACGAGCGATACCTGCTCGTCTCGCCTCGTACCCCCTACAACCGCGTGCCGCTCGCGGACGCGTCGCTCTCGGTGACGATCGAACGCGACGGCGAAACGGTTGCCGACGTCGACCTCGAGCAGACCATCGACGGCGAGTACGACCACCACTACGGCACGTCGGTCGCCGACGTCGAACCGGGCGATTCGGTGACGGTCACGTTCGAGTCGCCGCCCCAGGTCGCACGCCACCAGGGGTACGAGACGGCGTTTCTCGAGATGCCGCCGCTGGAACTCGCAATTCCGACCGGGGAGGACTGA
- a CDS encoding cohesin domain-containing protein: MSTRVRSVTLVLAFVGFVVVATAGMAAPAVAGDNIAIFTLNPSEADAETGETIEIDLVVSTHGDLVGDGIDELSATLSYDADVFSVAEVTHDEMLAAGNPDAEVVGSADVDDDDGQVTISQERDPPGDGATTAAPAATIAFEVAPDAPTANETIEITDASAFLVSDYPQGTLERDATISIEAVENPDNSSAIADAVPGFGSSAAVVAGLAAVALYVVRREK, translated from the coding sequence ATGTCCACACGGGTCCGATCTGTCACACTGGTGCTCGCGTTCGTGGGTTTCGTCGTCGTCGCAACGGCTGGAATGGCCGCTCCCGCCGTGGCCGGTGACAACATCGCGATCTTCACTCTCAACCCCTCCGAGGCCGACGCGGAGACGGGTGAAACGATCGAGATAGACCTCGTGGTGAGTACTCACGGCGATCTCGTCGGTGACGGGATCGACGAACTGTCGGCGACGCTTTCCTACGACGCCGACGTCTTCTCGGTTGCCGAGGTGACTCACGACGAGATGCTCGCTGCCGGCAATCCCGACGCGGAGGTCGTCGGATCAGCCGATGTCGACGACGATGACGGCCAGGTAACGATCAGTCAGGAACGCGATCCGCCAGGAGACGGTGCGACGACGGCCGCACCCGCGGCGACCATTGCGTTCGAGGTCGCTCCGGACGCGCCGACGGCAAACGAGACGATCGAGATCACGGACGCGTCCGCGTTCCTCGTCAGTGACTATCCACAGGGAACACTCGAGCGGGACGCGACCATCAGTATCGAGGCTGTAGAGAATCCCGACAACTCGAGTGCTATTGCCGACGCCGTTCCCGGATTCGGGTCCTCCGCAGCGGTCGTCGCCGGACTCGCGGCTGTCGCTCTCTACGTGGTCCGCCGGGAGAAGTAG